One Nicotiana sylvestris chromosome 12, ASM39365v2, whole genome shotgun sequence genomic window carries:
- the LOC104215046 gene encoding 3-oxoacyl-[acyl-carrier-protein] synthase I, chloroplastic-like, translating to MQALQSSSLRPSPPTHPFLKPTTHQFTNVKPLKPKKLTPFISASSAPTREKDPKKRVVITGMGLVSVFGNDVDAYYDKLLAGESGISLIDRFDASKFPTRFGGQIRGFKAEGYIDGKNDRRLDDCLRYCIVAGKKALENADLGTDRDKKINKERAGVLVGTGMGGLTVFSDGVQALIEKGHRKITPFFIPYAITNMGSALLAIDVGFMGPNYSISTACATSNYCFYAAANHIRRGEADLMIAGGTEAAMIPIGLGGFVACRALSQRNDDPQTASRPWDKDRDGFVMGEGAGVLVMESLEHAMKRGAPIIAEYLGGAVNCDAYHMTDPRADGLGVSSCILSSLEDAGVSPEEVNYINAHATSTIVGDLAEVNAVKKVFKNPSEIKMNATKSMIGHCLGAAGGLEAIATVKAITTGWLHPSINQFNPEPSVEFDTVANKKQQHEVNVAISNSFGFGGHNSVVVFSAFKP from the exons ATGCAAGCTCTTCAATCTTCATCCCTCCGCCCATCTCCACCCACCCACCCATTCCTCAAACCCACCACCCACCAATTCACCAATGTAAAGCCATTGAAACCCAAAAAGCTCACTCCCTTTATCTCAGCTTCATCAGCTCCCACGCGCGAGAAAGACCCGAAGAAGCGCGTGGTCATAACAGGGATGGGACTTGTTTCAGTTTTTGGCAATGACGTTGATGCTTACTATGATAAATTATTAGCTGGTGAAAGTGGGATTAGTCTAATTGATCGATTTGATGCCTCGAAATTCCCAACTAGATTTGGTGGACAAATTAGAGGGTTTAAAGCGGAAGGTTATATTGATGGTAAAAATGATAGAAGGCTTGATGATTGTCTTAGGTATTGCATTGTTGCTGGGAAAAAAGCTCTTGAAAATGCCGATCTTGGTACTGACAGAGATAAAAAG ATCAATAAGGAGCGAGCTGGTGTTTTGGTAGGAACAGGAATGGgtggtcttacagttttttcagaTGGCGTCCAAGCCTTAATCGAGAAAGGTCACAGGAAAATTACTCCATTTTTTATACCATATGCCATAACAAACATGGGTTCAGCCTTGCTTGCAATTGATGTTGGTTTCATGGGACCGAACTATTCAATTTCAACTGCTTGTGCTACCTCCAACTATTGTTTCTATGCTGCTGCAAACCACATTCGTCGCGGTGAAGCTGATTTGATGATAGCTGGTGGAACTGAAGCTGCCATGATTCCTATTGGATTAGGAGGTTTTGTTGCATGCAGAGCTTTGTCTCAAAGAAATGATGATCCACAAACTGCTTCTAGACCATGGGACAAAGATAGAGATGGCTTTGTAATGGGAGAGGGGGCTGGAGTTTTG GTGATGGAAAGTTTGGAGCATGCAATGAAACGAGGAGCACCCATAATTGCAGAATATTTGGGTGGAGCAGTAAACTGTGATGCTTATCACATGACTGACCCGAGAGCTGATGGACTCGGTGTTTCTTCATGTATTCTTAGCAGCCTTGAAGATGCTGGAGTGTCACCAGAAGag GTTAATTACATAAATGCTCATGCAACTTCCACCATAGTTGGTGATCTGGCTGAGGTAAATGCTGTTAAGAAGGTATTCAAGAACCCTTCAGAGATCAAAATGAATGCAACCAAG TCCATGATAGGCCATTGCCTGGGTGCTGCTGGTGGCCTGGAAGCTATTGCAACAGTTAAAGCCATTACAACTGGCTGGCTACATCCTTCCATAAACCAATTT AATCCCGAGCCTTCAGTTGAGTTTGATACCGTCGCAAACAAGAAACAGCAGCACGAGGTCAATGTTG CAATATCAAATTCATTTGGTTTTGGTGGTCACAACTCTGTTGTCGTTTTTTCTGCATTCAAGCCCTGA